In one window of Oligoflexia bacterium DNA:
- the ectA gene encoding diaminobutyrate acetyltransferase: MKNFIFRKPKKSDAQEIHAMLQPYKPYVGTSPVYTYLLICEHFDDTSIVVTSESDEIVGFISAYQPPKKQNTLFLWEVAVKKGYHGNNLNKKMIEKLFNRINPNYIEATVNPSNQTFIKRLKQLSKNFACELSQKVLFASDHFGTQNHEDEVLFRMGPIQKNASSI, from the coding sequence ATGAAAAATTTTATATTTAGAAAACCAAAAAAAAGTGACGCGCAAGAAATTCATGCCATGTTACAGCCGTACAAACCTTATGTTGGTACCAGCCCGGTTTATACTTACCTGCTGATTTGCGAACATTTTGATGATACCAGTATTGTTGTGACCAGTGAATCAGATGAAATTGTAGGTTTTATTTCTGCTTATCAGCCTCCAAAAAAACAAAATACATTGTTTTTATGGGAAGTGGCTGTCAAAAAAGGCTACCATGGCAACAACCTGAACAAGAAAATGATAGAAAAACTTTTTAATCGGATCAATCCAAACTATATAGAAGCCACGGTCAATCCCTCTAACCAAACCTTTATCAAACGCTTGAAACAACTGTCTAAAAATTTTGCCTGTGAACTTTCACAAAAAGTTTTATTTGCATCTGATCATTTTGGAACACAAAATCATGAAGATGAAGTACTTTTTAGAATGGGTCCCATACAAAAAAACGCTAGTTCAATTTAA
- a CDS encoding MarR family transcriptional regulator, protein MEYKTHTVMVKAKTTHAMSKNNKSSVKQVSSDAGYDYDLRILHALRQIMRSVDIHSRQLNQRYDITTPQLVCLLAISEHGPLTIASLSQKVHLSPSTLVGIIDRLEIKKWLTRKRDVDDRRKIYLHITKSGSKFVSEAPSPLQETLLQALSDLNHKEQSTLAVSLERIVELMKVKELDAAPILHI, encoded by the coding sequence ATGGAATATAAGACCCATACAGTTATGGTTAAAGCAAAAACCACTCATGCGATGAGTAAAAACAATAAATCTAGCGTAAAACAAGTTTCATCAGATGCTGGTTATGATTATGACTTGCGTATTCTTCACGCTTTACGCCAAATCATGCGTTCTGTGGATATACATTCACGTCAACTCAATCAGCGTTATGATATCACCACCCCACAACTGGTTTGTCTACTGGCCATCTCTGAGCATGGTCCTTTAACCATTGCCTCTCTTTCCCAGAAGGTGCATCTTAGTCCTAGCACTCTGGTGGGCATAATAGACCGCCTAGAAATTAAAAAATGGCTTACACGAAAACGTGATGTTGATGATCGCAGAAAAATATACCTTCATATCACAAAGTCTGGAAGCAAGTTTGTATCAGAAGCCCCTTCTCCTTTGCAGGAAACTTTACTGCAGGCTTTATCTGATCTTAATCATAAAGAACAATCCACACTGGCAGTATCTCTTGAACGGATTGTTGAATTGATGAAAGTAAAAGAGTTGGACGCCGCACCTATTTTACATATTTAA
- a CDS encoding MATE family efflux transporter, with amino-acid sequence MLVHLLKDVIKILKFSAPLIFASLLQMAMGIIDNMVVGHYSTQALASMAVAHGIFIVFFLLGLGVLLALRSLIAQAYAAEQKEIIGQYVCQGILLCIPFTLITWLAFYAYEPILTWAKQDPSLFHYAGDYLKVLALSIPAVFAFITLRQLTEGLGDLKISMWIALGGALLNIPFDLLFVFGYGPIPTMGASGAALTTTVLNYLMLGALLRYILKGKKYQDLFLFRKDAWLCLSRCKDILNIGLPLAGVRLGEVGFFIYSMLLMGWLGVNTLASHQVAINAASVSFMIPMGISMAMTVWIGREEGKKNLEGVRYFGWLGFLTGLLVMLPGAFVFWFFPEPVAALFTSDVQVIKDAAILLHYAAIFQIFDGTQVMGVGILQGVNDTKIPFLVIMITFWLIGAPLSYYAAFTLGFGGQGVWGVLILALALTSLAHMLRFALVLRKKTHA; translated from the coding sequence ATGTTGGTTCATTTATTAAAAGATGTCATAAAAATTTTAAAATTTTCAGCGCCCTTGATTTTTGCCAGTTTGTTACAAATGGCCATGGGGATTATTGATAATATGGTGGTGGGACACTATTCCACCCAAGCTTTGGCCAGCATGGCAGTGGCGCATGGTATTTTTATTGTGTTCTTTCTGCTGGGATTGGGGGTGCTTTTGGCCTTACGTTCCTTGATTGCCCAGGCCTATGCGGCAGAACAAAAAGAAATTATTGGTCAGTATGTCTGTCAGGGCATATTGTTATGTATTCCGTTTACATTGATCACATGGCTGGCGTTTTATGCTTATGAGCCCATCTTGACCTGGGCCAAGCAAGATCCCAGTTTGTTTCATTATGCAGGAGATTATTTAAAAGTTTTGGCATTAAGTATTCCAGCTGTTTTTGCCTTTATTACTTTACGCCAATTAACTGAAGGTTTGGGTGATTTAAAAATATCCATGTGGATTGCTCTAGGCGGAGCATTGCTCAATATACCTTTTGACTTGCTTTTTGTTTTTGGTTATGGACCCATCCCCACTATGGGAGCTTCTGGGGCTGCACTAACCACAACGGTGTTAAACTACTTAATGTTGGGTGCTTTATTACGCTACATCTTAAAGGGTAAAAAGTATCAAGATTTGTTTTTGTTCCGCAAAGATGCCTGGTTGTGTTTGTCTCGCTGTAAAGATATTTTAAATATAGGGTTGCCTTTAGCGGGTGTCCGTTTGGGTGAAGTGGGCTTTTTTATTTATTCTATGTTGCTTATGGGTTGGTTGGGAGTGAACACCTTGGCCAGTCATCAAGTGGCTATCAATGCTGCATCGGTAAGTTTTATGATTCCTATGGGGATATCTATGGCCATGACGGTTTGGATTGGCCGTGAAGAAGGTAAAAAAAATCTAGAAGGCGTGCGTTACTTTGGCTGGTTGGGCTTTTTAACCGGACTTTTGGTGATGTTGCCAGGCGCATTTGTATTTTGGTTTTTTCCTGAACCAGTTGCGGCTTTGTTTACCAGTGATGTTCAAGTGATCAAAGATGCAGCCATACTTTTGCATTATGCAGCCATTTTCCAAATTTTTGATGGGACTCAAGTCATGGGAGTAGGAATTTTACAAGGGGTGAATGATACCAAGATTCCCTTTCTTGTGATTATGATTACTTTCTGGTTGATTGGGGCGCCGTTAAGTTACTATGCAGCCTTTACCTTGGGCTTTGGCGGACAGGGAGTATGGGGTGTGTTGATCTTGGCTTTGGCTTTAACGTCTTTAGCGCATATGTTGCGTTTTGCTTTGGTGTTGAGAAAAAAAACACATGCTTGA
- a CDS encoding DUF393 domain-containing protein, with product MNKYKIHKPVVLFDGSCNLCRGNLKWLHRIDFFKVFDDVPYQDKVVPTLFPDIAQEQFEESLHVIFPNGKIYTGFDAFRAVFFKSPWMFFLALLLSIPPLPWLGRKLYPYVAKNRYKIAGQCSLPKK from the coding sequence ATGAATAAATACAAAATTCATAAACCAGTTGTACTCTTTGATGGATCATGCAATTTATGTAGAGGAAATTTAAAGTGGTTGCATCGCATTGATTTTTTTAAAGTGTTTGATGATGTTCCATATCAAGATAAAGTTGTGCCAACGCTCTTCCCAGACATAGCCCAAGAACAATTTGAAGAGTCACTGCATGTTATTTTTCCAAACGGTAAAATTTACACAGGCTTTGATGCTTTTAGAGCCGTATTTTTTAAGTCTCCTTGGATGTTTTTTTTGGCACTTTTGCTTAGTATTCCTCCACTACCATGGCTAGGCAGAAAGCTATATCCCTATGTAGCCAAAAACCGGTATAAAATAGCTGGACAATGTTCATTGCCAAAAAAATAA
- a CDS encoding KamA family radical SAM protein has translation MSIMTKSALPLINTMDDTNRVQDALDKKIPQDSPLYTIANHTIPTAIKDPVPQEDSIHRTFKTGPFWQSIPAFKDVSEQEFLDYRFQNKHSITNKKGLENFLKGVTDSDFIEDVQQALAQAPMNMRISPYMLSLIDWTDPYHDPIRTQFMPVKSTFLPDHPQLSLDSLHEQQDSPVPGLVHRYYDKVLFLPLDVCPVYCRFCTRSYAIGSDTESVDKVSYKPNVDRWNDAFAYLASRPEVEDVVISGGDTYMLATDHLNHIGDMLLSIPHIRRIRFASKGPAVMPMKILTDTDWTDTLTRIVEKGRKLHKEVCLHTHFNSVNEITDITRQAMNKLFERGVKVRNQCVQIRGVNDSAEDMIHLTRKLSYLNIQPYYVYQHDMVSGVDELRTSVATTLEIERMVRGSTAGFNTPTFVTDAPGGGGKRDIHSFDYYNQETGISVYRSPSVDDEKVYLYYDPLHALSDDMQKRWLDAAQRKLMVDDALKQSGFKKLSIAS, from the coding sequence ATGAGTATTATGACAAAATCAGCCTTACCCCTAATCAATACAATGGATGACACTAACCGTGTGCAAGATGCCCTTGATAAAAAAATTCCTCAAGACTCTCCTTTATACACTATTGCTAATCACACCATACCCACCGCAATCAAAGACCCTGTTCCACAAGAAGACAGTATCCATAGAACCTTTAAAACAGGACCTTTCTGGCAGTCTATTCCTGCATTTAAAGATGTTTCTGAACAAGAATTTCTGGATTATCGTTTTCAAAATAAACACAGTATTACCAACAAAAAAGGTTTGGAAAACTTTCTTAAAGGTGTCACTGACTCAGATTTTATTGAAGATGTTCAACAAGCTTTAGCCCAAGCGCCAATGAACATGCGCATCTCTCCTTATATGCTGAGCTTAATTGATTGGACTGATCCCTACCATGACCCCATAAGAACCCAGTTTATGCCAGTAAAATCTACATTTCTCCCCGACCACCCACAATTGAGTCTGGATTCATTGCATGAGCAGCAAGACTCCCCGGTTCCGGGTTTGGTTCATCGTTACTATGACAAAGTATTGTTTCTTCCATTGGACGTATGCCCAGTGTACTGCCGTTTTTGTACAAGAAGTTATGCCATTGGCAGTGATACAGAAAGTGTGGATAAAGTCAGTTACAAACCCAATGTTGATCGTTGGAATGATGCCTTTGCTTATTTGGCCTCAAGACCAGAAGTTGAAGATGTTGTTATATCTGGCGGCGACACCTACATGTTGGCCACTGATCATTTAAACCATATTGGTGACATGTTACTTTCTATTCCTCACATTAGACGCATTCGTTTTGCAAGCAAAGGGCCGGCTGTGATGCCTATGAAAATTTTAACCGATACTGATTGGACAGATACCTTAACTCGCATTGTTGAAAAGGGACGTAAGCTGCATAAAGAAGTTTGTTTGCATACCCATTTTAATTCCGTCAATGAAATTACGGACATTACCCGTCAAGCCATGAATAAATTGTTTGAACGTGGCGTAAAAGTGAGAAACCAGTGCGTGCAAATTCGTGGGGTCAATGACAGCGCAGAAGACATGATTCACCTGACCCGTAAACTGTCTTATCTTAACATTCAACCTTACTATGTGTATCAACATGACATGGTCAGTGGCGTTGATGAATTAAGAACCAGTGTGGCAACCACACTAGAAATTGAACGTATGGTTCGTGGCAGCACTGCCGGGTTTAACACGCCTACCTTTGTCACCGATGCTCCAGGTGGTGGTGGAAAACGTGATATCCATAGTTTTGATTATTACAATCAAGAAACAGGCATCAGTGTTTATCGAAGCCCCAGTGTTGATGATGAAAAAGTTTATCTCTATTATGATCCATTGCATGCCTTGTCTGATGATATGCAAAAACGTTGGTTGGATGCAGCTCAACGAAAACTGATGGTTGATGATGCTTTAAAACAATCTGGATTTAAAAAACTTAGTATTGCCTCATAG
- a CDS encoding questin oxidase family protein, with product MIQNMLAQSLIQKHNTDFSSYYKTELYTHTPMALLALKEMGASDLRLEDFYKISVKKLKTKSAPSVVITANNWKEYLGQHAHEAAYIQFFKKEMKHLGQDKVIASYFDQLMPGVAAAAFHPLIRLFYAVRFNIPEEIVISLATWATSYLDLGLDAHLSHQLSLGHTLKQFEEQKFNQGQKIIGSNIAKRMLAVSKMTMFKELSNLVDQNDLQPLKLEQALLWLFSQNNNFTLLHAITSQHAFESLYHFSSKSNESRVIMWKALLAAYLSTTGSVNIDFNWQYPEIKLPDWEVLTAKAIQSNDEHVIKLLHVLSIKKTEGLENNLRYAGALKLGLN from the coding sequence ATGATTCAAAACATGTTAGCACAGTCATTGATACAAAAACATAACACTGATTTCAGTAGCTATTATAAAACAGAACTTTACACCCATACACCCATGGCTTTACTGGCGCTAAAAGAAATGGGAGCCAGTGATTTAAGACTAGAGGATTTTTATAAAATCAGTGTAAAAAAGCTTAAAACAAAATCCGCGCCTTCAGTAGTCATTACAGCGAATAATTGGAAAGAATATTTGGGGCAGCATGCGCATGAAGCGGCCTATATTCAATTTTTTAAAAAAGAAATGAAACATTTGGGGCAAGACAAAGTTATTGCTAGTTATTTTGATCAACTGATGCCGGGGGTAGCAGCGGCGGCATTTCATCCCTTGATTAGATTATTTTATGCAGTACGTTTTAATATACCAGAAGAGATAGTGATCAGTTTGGCAACGTGGGCAACAAGTTATTTAGACTTGGGCTTAGATGCACATTTAAGCCATCAACTCAGTCTGGGCCATACTTTAAAACAGTTTGAGGAACAAAAATTTAATCAAGGTCAAAAAATTATTGGATCCAATATTGCTAAACGTATGTTAGCTGTATCCAAGATGACCATGTTTAAAGAGTTATCTAATCTTGTTGATCAAAATGATTTGCAGCCTTTAAAACTAGAGCAAGCATTGTTATGGTTGTTTTCACAAAACAATAACTTTACATTGCTGCATGCCATTACGTCTCAACATGCTTTTGAAAGTTTATATCACTTTTCATCCAAATCAAATGAAAGCAGAGTTATAATGTGGAAAGCCTTGTTGGCCGCTTATTTGTCCACCACAGGCAGTGTTAACATTGATTTTAATTGGCAGTATCCAGAGATCAAGCTTCCAGATTGGGAAGTGCTTACTGCAAAAGCCATACAAAGCAATGATGAACACGTTATAAAATTGTTGCATGTTTTGAGCATTAAAAAAACAGAAGGTTTAGAGAATAATTTGCGATATGCAGGAGCGTTGAAATTAGGGTTAAATTGA